One window of the Tachypleus tridentatus isolate NWPU-2018 chromosome 10, ASM421037v1, whole genome shotgun sequence genome contains the following:
- the LOC143230945 gene encoding uncharacterized protein LOC143230945: protein MYERNTSVEQRQNSWFTHNSGNLQNPSHQERSMPRMRAVLISLTLIGCKIPQETEKNPRSLWRLICLTFLHLYLIVAFGLWIHIVFTMSLTASLYVLIEFACVLAATIIADNMYLRQRQIGLLVTDVELRNFSFDTCNRSRVRFWSIFYTVVGWIFLLAQGILALAPLCFDRTSSILYKVQEISQVIMHDVLAKGTILSSSLLYIMICLSLKEKICDFNRFTRGLEKNHFSLSLLCKLRKHYSLFRSQMSRLDNLFGPVIMMFYMYTIISIICLVTSLICVGITIKYGVFYLMYLSTVLVSNIIILSCLTLAASFLTENAQDLTTFLTDFTNNDLETKFPIHHHLQFFLLEIQGAGQELTICKMVSITRGLFVGLGGAVLTYIVITLQINPETKQKLNI from the coding sequence ATGTACGAGCGAAACACTTCTGTTGAGCAACGACAGAATTCCTGGTTCACTCACAACTCTGGCAATTTGCAAAACCCATCACATCAAGAACGGTCAATGCCAAGGATGAGAGCTGTACTGATTTCCCTCACCCTCATCGGCTGCAAAATTCCGCAAGAAACAGAAAAGAACCCAAGATCATTATGGAGATTGATTTGCTTAACTTTCCTTCATTTATATCTTATAGTTGCTTTTGGTCTATGGATCCATATAGTTTTTACTATGTCTTTAACAGCaagtttgtatgttttaataGAATTCGCTTGTGTCCTCGCAGCTACGATTATTGCAGACAACATGTACCTTCGTCAACGACAGATTGGATTACTTGTAACTGATGTCGAATTACGAAATTTCTCTTTCGACACTTGTAATCGTTCTAGGGTTAGATTTTGGTCTATATTTTATACTGTTGTAGGATGGATTTTTTTACTCGCTCAAGGAATTCTAGCATTAGCTCCACTCTGCTTTGACCGAACGTCCTCCATTTTGTATAAGGTTCAAGAAATAAGTCAGGTAATAATGCACGACGTTCTCGCAAAAGGAACAATTCTCTCTAGCTCCTTGCTTTATATTATGATATGTTTGAGTCTTAAGGAAAAGATCTGCGACTTCAATAGATTTACTCGAGGCCTGGAGAAAAACCACTTTTCTTTATCCCTACTATGTAAACTGCGAAAACACTACAGCTTATTTCGCTCTCAAATGTCCAGACTGGACAATCTTTTCGGGCCTGTGATCATGATGTTCTATATGTACACGATAATTAGTATTATCTGTTTAGTAACTTCGCTAATTTGTGTGGGTATTACAATCAAGTACGGAGTATTTTACCTCATGTATCTGTCCACGGTGCTTGTTTCcaatattattattctatcttGTCTTACACTAGCAGCTTCATTTCTAACTGAAAATGCCCAAGATTTGACAACGTTTCTCACAGACTTTACAAACAATGATCTTGAAACAAAGTTCCCCATCCATCATCATCTACAGTTTTTTCTTCTGGAAATTCAAGGAGCAGGACAAGAGCTAACTATTTGTAAGATGGTCTCTATTACTCGAGGTTTATTTGTCGGACTTGGTGGAGCAGTTCTCACCTATATTGTAATTACGCTACAGATTAATCCAGAAACAAAGCAGAAACTTAACATTTAG